In Eublepharis macularius isolate TG4126 chromosome 4, MPM_Emac_v1.0, whole genome shotgun sequence, the following are encoded in one genomic region:
- the LOC129327565 gene encoding olfactory receptor 2D2-like, with translation MEQSNQSSVAEFILLGLADGVVAEASLFVLFLIMYLVTLLGNCMMVVLIGIETRLHTPMYFFLLHLSLLDMCYSSVTVPQMLAHLLSKRKAIPFAQCAFQMYIFLVFGMAECVMLAIMAYDRYVAICHPLQYTNIMSWCFCHWAAGAAWASGFLNSLIVNYFALHLPYQGHNRINQFFCEVPAVIKLASADYTEAEVVVFVFGSLLLLLPFILIAASYTRIVIAILRIRSAEGQRRAASTCVSHLLVVSLFYGTALFAYMRPGSVSSATGRDKTVSVFYTVVTPMMNPLIYSLRNKEVKDTLRKLLNRKILSLGT, from the coding sequence ATGGAGCAGTCGAATCAGAGTTCAGTGGCTGAGTTCATCTTGCTGGGTCTCGCAGATGGAGTGGTTGCAGAAGCTTCACTTTTTGTCCTCTTCTTGATCATGTACCTGGTGACGTTGTTAGGGAACTGCATGATGGTAGTGCTGATTGGAATTGAGACTCGCCTACATACTCCCATGTACTTTTTCCTTCTCCACCTGTCCCTTCTGGACATGTGCTACTCCTCAGTCACTGTCCCACAGATGTTGGCACATCTCCTCTCTAAGAGGAAAGCCATCCCCTTTGCCCAATGTGCATTTCAGATGTACATCTTCTTGGTCTTTGGTATGGCTGAATGTGTGATGTTGGCTATCATGGCCTATGACCGATATGTGGCTATTTGCCATCCCTTGCAATACACTAACATCATGAGCTGGTGTTTCTGCCACTGGGCAGCAGGAGCTGCCTGGGCCAGTGGTTTTCTCAACTCTCTAATTGTCAATTATTTTGCCCTACACTTGCCCTACCAGGGTCACAATCGCATCAATCAGTTCTTCTGTGAGGTACCTGCAGTTATCAAGTTGGCATCTGCTGATTACACAGAGGCAGAGGTGGTCGTGTTTGTCTTTGGCTCCCTTCTGCTACTTCTGCCCTTCATCCTTATTGCTGCTTCCTACACCCGCATTGTAATTGCCATCCTGCGCATTCGCTCAGCTGAAGGCCAACGCCGGGCTGCCTCTACCTGTGTCTCGCATCTCCTGGTGGTGAGCCTTTTCTATGGCACAGCTCTCTTTGCCTACATGCGACCAGGCTCTGTCTCCTCTGCCACAGGCAGGGATAAGACTGTGTCTGTCTTTTACACTGTAGTAACACCCATGATGAATCCACTGATCTATAGCCTTAGGAATAAAGAGGTGAAGGACACTTTAAGAAAATTACTGAATAGGAAAATACTGTCTCTGGGGACATGA